A segment of the Salmo trutta chromosome 3, fSalTru1.1, whole genome shotgun sequence genome:
CAATCCTACAGGAGAGAAGCTCCAGAGATGCAGAGCCTGGGTCTGAGAGGCTCTGTGGTCAACACAAAGCAGAACTCAAGCTCTTCTGTCTGGAGGATGAACAGACTGTCTGTTTGGTGTGTCGCGACTCAAGACGACACACAGGACACAAGTTCTGTCCCATAGATGAAGTTGTCCAGGACCAGGAAGTAGGACAAGAAATACTGTAAATGGCTGTGTTCAATCCGTAGCGCTGAAGATCTGCTTTATAAACGCTGCATATAATATGACGGCACAATCTGAAATTATCTTCACATTTTAACGCAGATCTTCCGCGATACTtcggcgatacggattgaatcagCCCATAGCCTATCTGAGATATTTGAAGGTATAAACGGTAATATGGCATCATTATACACAGAGGGGTGAGTTACTTCCTGGCTACAGAAACCAACAACATCATTCAAATCAGTCCATGTCTGCCCCTATTGGCTCTTCCCAATGTGGCCGTGTCTCAATGTATGCAAGCAGGAAGTCGCCTCAATATTGTTCAATGACGTCATATTACTGATATCTACCTTTAAATTACAAGGGATTGAGTTGCTTTGACTTATTGCAATCGATATTGCTTATAACATTAATATAGTATAACTTTGCAATTCTTTGAGTTGACTTTACTCAATTAATTTAGTGAGTTAGACAGTTGTGTTTTACTGTGTAGGAAGAGCCGTTCATGTGTTTGTCTGATTCCAGGAGAGAGTAAAGGCTGAACTGGGGCCCCTGAAGGAGAAGCTGAGACTTTACACTGAAGCCAAACAAACCTGTGGTCAAACAGAAAAATACCTGATGGTAATTATACAGTTTGACATTGCGATGCAGTCTGTCTGTTCGTTTAGAGGTTAATACTTGATTTATGTGATATTTATAGATATTTGGTGGGTGGGGTTTCCAGACACAGGCTGCAGAGACACACAGGGAAATCAAGAAAGAGTTTCAACATCTTCATCAGCTTCTCGTAAAGGAAGAGGAGGCCAGGATAAACGCTCtgatagaggaagagaaggagaagacTAGGATGGTAAAGGAGAAGACTAAGGAGATTAGCAAAATAATCTCAACTCTTTCAGACACGATCCAAGCTGTAGAGGAGCGTCTAGAGGGCGACCATGTTACCTTTCTGCAGAGATACAAGGCCATTCTACACAAGGCCAGGTAAATGAgctgcctcctgtctctcctcttcttctctcctcttcttctctctctgcgcttcttttcctcctcttcttctctcctcttcttctctctgcgCTTCTTTTCTCctgttcttctctcctcttcttctctcctcttcttctctcctcttcttctctctctctcctattctcctctctcctattctcctctctcctcttctcctctctctctctctcttcttctctcttctcctcttcttctctctcctcctcttcttctctcctcttcttctctctcctcctcttcttctctctctcctcttcttctctccctcctctcttctcttctttcctcttctctGTGGTTCTGAACTCCTAACCCCACAGCAGTACTAACTCCTGAGTGTTCTTCCAGAGCCCAGAGCACGTTTCTGGATCCACAGCTGGTCTCAGGAGCGCTGGTAGAGGTGGCCAAACACCTGGGCAACCTGCAGTCCAGAATTTGGAAGAAGATGCAGGGAGATATGAAATACTGTAAGTATAGTTCTGTTGAATGACATGGGCACCCAAACATTTGTAACCATGTCCAGAAGTTTACATTGACGCTtctaattggctcattcatcttcTCTCCTGTAACTATTTCctaggttgttgctgtaaatgagaatgtgttctcagtcaaccgGGTAAAATGTAATACAGCCCATAGTTACTGTATTTATGTGGTAGAGTTACCATATTTATGTGGTAGAGTTACTGTGTTTATGTGGTAGAGTTACTGTATTTATGTGGTAGAGTTACTGTATTTATGTGCAAAAACATACCTATACATTGTCATTATTATgcagtacaataacacactgtctgtctctctgtattcaGATCCGGTGGTTCTGGACCCAACACGGCCCATCCAGACCTGCTGGTGTACCCCGATATGGTCACGTTCAGATCCAGAGactctgagggagagagaagagatggagacgCTGGTTCCTGACACCCCAGAGAGGTTCAACCTCTATGAAGGGATCCTGGGCTCTGAGGGCTTCGATTCGGGGACACACACCTGGGACGTGGAAGTCAGGAATGAATATCTCCAGAGATACGACTACATCAGTGACTGGGCGCTGGGGGTGGTGGAGGAGTCTGTGTCCAGGAAGGGCGTGATAGAGAAGGGAGGCTGGAGATTAGAACAACATGGAGGAGTTTACACCGTACGCTCTGTCCCCGaacctctcatcaccctctcaTTGAAGCTGAGACAGGAGCCCCTGAGGATCAGAGTGACATTGGACTGGGACGGAGGAACGCTGACCTTCTCCGATCCGCATTACAACGAACATctccacacgttcacacacaccttcacagaGAAAGTCTTTCCGTATCTGAGCAGTGGGTGTGAGACCTTTACCTTGAGGATCTTGCCAGTGAAGGTTAACGTAGCGGCTGAACAGCCCAGATGACACCTCTGTGTACCACCTTTTGCATATTAAAATCTCATTATTTGTTTGaatttttttgtacatttcatttcatacccACTTTTAGCACAGATTTGATGTTAATGAAACTATTGATTGTTAAAGATTCCTGGACTCTTCATTGAGCCTGATACACCTGAACCAAACAAACGGCCTTTATGTTCAGACTGTTTctgttctctatctctctgtaccACCCAATATAACATAGTCTGTGTCCCcacaaggctctggtcaaaattagtgcaccatatagggaatagggtgccatttgggtcacaGGCTCTGTCACTCTGTCGTACACCACGGCAAAATGATGCCTCATATTGACCTGTATTGGTCCATGACACAATCTGACCATCAGACAATAAACACGCATTACAGAAGGTTATGTGTAGACTATGAAAGCATTTCTTTATTTAGACAAAATAGGTAGTAGGAAGAAAGAACACTAGAGAAACAACAAGCCTGTCGGTGGAAAGTGGAGAGGAGATACAGGAGCGTTATTCTACTGTATATTCCTCTAGGATTTGAAAATCAAATGAATTATGTCTATCGAAATACATTCACTACAATGTAGATGCTCAGAATGCTGTCTGGCTCTCTCTATTCTTCccccacccccttctctctctccccaatttGTATTCTTCCGCCCAGCTTTCTCTTTCCCTCCGCCCTGTGTAAACCTtctatgctgtgtgtgtggtaACTACTGGCTGGTGGATATACATGAGCTACTTGAGAGCTCACTCATTGAGCCCTATAGCTTCACAGTATACATACATAGTAATGTATACATACATagtaatgtatactgtatacatacatagTAATGTATACATACATAGTAATGTCAGAAGTAGAATGGTCATTTAAAACAAGGTTCCACCCATGGAATTAGAACCAACACATTCTAATTCTACAGTTCCAGTTCCATCTTGACAGGCTACTTCCTTCTCCTTCGTGGCAGTGCCATCCCTCTCCCATCTCTGATCTGAAGTCTATTGACTCTCAGGGTTTCTTAGGCTTGGGCTTGACTTTGACCTTATCCTTAGCAGCAGCAGCCGGAGCCGCGAGCACCTTGATGATGGTGGAGGTGGTTCTGGAGCCTTGCAGGTTCTGGGCGGTGCAGGTGTAAGTCCCTCCGTCCACCTCCCTCACCTCATCCACCAGGAGGATGGTCTGGGACTGCTGCCTCCCCAGACCTCCTCCGTCCGGATGAACACTGTCCTGGGTGTACAGAGGCCTGCCGATCTGCCGatcacacaaccacaacacagacCACAACCACAGcacagacacaacacagacacacacaacacagacacacaccacaacacagacacacaaccacaaaccacacaaacaacaccacacagacacacaaccacagcagacacacaaccacacacagacacacaaccacagcacagacacacacacagacacacaaccacaacacagacacacaaccacagcacagacacacaaccacaacacagacacacaaccacaacacagacacacaaccacaacacagacacacaaccacaacacagacacacaacacagacacaacacaacacagacacacaaccacaacacagacacacaaccacaacacagacacacaaccacagcacagacacacaaccacaacacagacacacaaccacagcacagacacacaaccacaacacagacCACAaccacagcacagacacacaaccacaacacagacacacaaccacagcacagacacacaaccacaacacagaccacacacagccacacaaccacaccagacacacaaccacaacacagacacacaaccacaacacagacacacaaccacagcacagacacacaaccacaacacaacacaaccacagcacagacacacaaccacaacacagacacacaaccacagcacagacacacaaccacaacacagacacaaccacagcacagacacacaaccacaacacagacacaaccacaacacagacAAACAACCACAgtcagacacacaacacacacagacacacaaccacaacacagacacaccacaacacagacacaaccacaacacagacacacaaccacagtcagacacacaaccacaacacagacacacaaccacagtcagacacacaaccacaacacagacacacaaccacagtcatacatacaaacacagcaCAAAGAAACAAGCAGTTTACAATTGTAGCctctctgtactgtatgtagcctctctggactgtatgtagcctctctgtactgtatgtagcctctctgtactgtatgtagcctctgtactgtatgttctctgtactgtatatagcctctctgtactgtataagcctctctgtactgtatagctctctgtactgtatatagcctctctgtactgtatgtagcctctctgtactgtatgtagcctctctgtactgtatatctctgtactgtatatagattctctgtactgtatgtagcctctctgtactgtatgtagcctctctgtactgtatatagcctctctgtactgtatatagcttatctgtactgtatatagcctctctgtactgtatatagcctctctgtactgtatatagcctctctgtactgtatgtagcgtctgtactgtatgtagcctctctgtactgtatgtagcctctgtactgtatatagcctctctgtactgtagtagcctctctgtactgtatatagcctctctgtactgtatgtagcctctgtactgtatatactctgtactgtatgtagcctctctgtactgtatatagcctctctgtactgtatatagcctctctgtaCTGAATATACCctctctgtactgtatatagcttcttctgtactgtatatagcttcttgtactgttatatagcctctctgtactgtatgtagcctctctgtactgtatgtagcctctgtactgtatatagcctctctgtactgtatataccctctctgtactgtatatactttctctgtactgtatatagcctctctgtactgtatgtagcgtctgtactgtatgtagcctctctgtactgtatatagcctctctggtactgtatgtatctaAGTGTAAAGCTTCTGTCAAGAGGTTTCTCATCATATAACAGGAGGTAGAGTATTGCACTTGTCCTGTAATCCTACTCTAGCTATTGATATGATAAATGATTGACCTCAAGCATGGCAGACCCAGTTAGCACAATAACATACCTGTTGCCCAGGGTACTCCCAGGTGAAGTCTATGACCACGTCCTGTTCTCCAATCACAGTACAGGTGACCTGTAGGTTCTGACCAATGGCCACAGAGTTGGAGGACGCCTGGATCACTGGGGGTCGGGGCGCCACAGGGTCTGACAGCAGGGGACAACACAGACagccatgagactcctgaacagctaatcaatggctacccagactatttgcattgacccccaacacccccaccacgctgctgctactctctgttatcatcttgCACAAAACATTTAATACCTTCCAATAAGTACATACTTACCTCAATTACCACGTcgacaccagtgcccccgcacattgtctctgtaccggtacccccctgtatctAGCCGTCCACAAGGACTCTGCTACCGGTATCCCCGTGTATAGACTCCACagtggactctgtaccggtatcccctgtatatagcctccacattgtctctgtaccggtaccccctgtatatagcctccacattaactctgtaccggtacccccccgcTGTATATACCGTTACCTCCCACATTGTATCTGTACTGgaaacaccctgtatatagcctccacagttgtctctgtaccggtacccccctgtatatagcctccatattcgACTCTGTATCCGtaaacaccctgtatatagcctccacattgactctgtaccggtacccctgtatatagcctccacattgactctgtaccagtacccccctgtatatagcctccacattgactctgtaccggtacacctgtatatagcctccacattgactctgtaccggtacacctgtatatagtccccccaTTGACTCTGACCGGGTAcacctctgtatatagcctccacattgactctgtaccagtaccccctgtatatagcctccaccttgactctgtaccggtacaccctgtatatagcctccacattgactctgtaccggtacccccgtatatagcctccacaattgactctgtaccgatacccctgtatatagcctccacatgactctgtaccggtacccctggtatatagcctccacattgattctgtaccggtacccccgtatctagcctccacattgactctgtaccggtgccccctgtatatagcttccacattgactctgtaccggtaccccctgtatatagcctccacattgactctgtactgtaaacACCTGTAATTAGTCTCCACATtgtgtctctgtaccggtacgcCCCTAGTATATAGCCTCCCAttgctctgtaccggtacccccctgtatatagtctccacattgactctgtaccggtaccccccccgtatatagcctccacattgattacTGTAccggttaccccctgtatatagcctccacatgactctgtaccggtaaccccctgtatatagcctccacattgactctgtaccggtaccccttgtatatagcctccacattgactctgtaccgtaacaccctgtatatagcctccacattgacttctgtactgtaacaccctgtatatagcctccacattggtctctgtaccggtaccccttgtatatagcctccatattgactctgtacctaaacaccctgtatatagcctccacattgactctgtaccggtacccccttgtatatagcctccacattgactctgtaccggtacccccccccccccctgtatatagtctccacattgactctgtaccggtaccccctgtatatagcctccacattgactctgtaccggtacccctgtatatagcctccacatggactctgtaccgtaccacctgtatatagtctccacattgactctgtaccggtacccctgtatatagctccacattgactctgtaccggtaccccctgtatatagcctccacattgactctgtaccggtacccctgtatatagcctccacattgactctgtaccggtacccctgtatatagcctccacattgactctgtaccgtaacaccctgtatatagcctccacattgactctgtaccgtaccctgtatataggctccacattgactctgtaccggtaccccctgtatatagcctccattgactctgtaccgtaacaccctgtatatagcctccacattgactctgtaccgtacaccctgtatatagcctccacattgactctgtaccgtaaccctgtatatagcctccacattgactctgtaccagtaccccctgtatatagcctccacattgactctgtaccggtacccctgtatatagcctccacattgactctgtaccggtaccccctgtatatagcctccacattgactctgtaccgtacccctgtatatagctccacattgactctgtaccggtacccctgtatatagcctccacattgactctgtactgtccacctgtatatagcctccacattgtctctgtaccggtaccccctgtatatagcctccacattgactctgtaccggtaccccctgtatagcctccacattgactctgtacggtgcctgtatatagcctccacattgactctgtaccggtaccccctgtatatagctccacattgactctgtaccggtaccccctgtatatagcctccacattgactctgtaccggtaccccctgtatatagcctccacattgactctgtaccgtaaccctgtatatagtctccacattgactctgtaccggtacccctgtatatagcctccacattgactctgtaccggtaccccctgtatatagcctccacattgactctgtaccgtaacaccctgtatatagcctccacattgactctgtaccggtaccccctgaatatagcctccacattgactctgtaccggtacccctgtatatagcctccacattgactctgtaccgtaacaccctgtatatagtctccacattgactctgtaccggtacccctgtatatagctccacattgactctgtaccggtaccccctgtataacctccacattgactctgtaccggtacccctgtatatagcctccacattgactctgtaccggtacccctgtatatagcctccacattgactctgtaccgtaacaccctgtatatagcctccacaatgactctgaaccgtacaccctgtatataggctccacattgactctgtaccggtaccccctgtatatagcctccatattgactctgtaccgtaacaccctgtatatagcctccacattgactctgtaccgtaaacaccctgtatatagcctccacattgactctgtaccgttaaacaccctgtatacagcctccacattgactctgtaccagtaccccctgtatatagcctccacattggactctgtaaccggtaccccctgttataTAGCCTCCATATCGGACTcttgtaacggtaccccctgtatatagcctccacattgactctgtaccggttaccccccgctgtatatagcttccacattgactctgtaccggtaccccctgtatatagcctccacattgactctgtactgtaacaaccctgtatatagcctccacattgtctctgtaccggtacccccctgtatatagcctccatattgactctgtaccgtaacacccgtatatagcttccacattgactctgtaccggtaccccctgtatatagcctccacattgactctgtaccggtaccccctgtatatagtctccacatttactctgtaccggtacccccctgtatatagcctccacattgactctgtacggtaccccccctgtatatagcctccacattgactctgtaccgtaacacccctgtatatagtctccacattgacttgtaccggtatcccctgtatatagcctccacattgactctgtaccggtaccccctgt
Coding sequences within it:
- the LOC115166988 gene encoding tripartite motif-containing protein 35-like, yielding MASWSFFQEEDFLCPVCYDIFRDPVVLPCSHSACKTCMEEYWKYKDDRECPVCRKRSSMPFPTVSLTLKRLCEGFLQERSSRDAEPGSERLCGQHKAELKLFCLEDEQTVCLVCRDSRRHTGHKFCPIDEVVQDQEERVKAELGPLKEKLRLYTEAKQTCGQTEKYLMTQAAETHREIKKEFQHLHQLLVKEEEARINALIEEEKEKTRMVKEKTKEISKIISTLSDTIQAVEERLEGDHVTFLQRYKAILHKARAQSTFLDPQLVSGALVEVAKHLGNLQSRIWKKMQGDMKYYPVVLDPTRPIQTCWCTPIWSRSDPETLREREEMETLVPDTPERFNLYEGILGSEGFDSGTHTWDVEVRNEYLQRYDYISDWALGVVEESVSRKGVIEKGGWRLEQHGGVYTVRSVPEPLITLSLKLRQEPLRIRVTLDWDGGTLTFSDPHYNEHLHTFTHTFTEKVFPYLSSGCETFTLRILPVKVNVAAEQPR